A region from the Pseudomonas sp. P8_229 genome encodes:
- a CDS encoding DUF6124 family protein, whose translation MKKPTPNPPETDASVGPDPTSPYATIDTHKLHEAAERALDYYLNPAPQVMAAPYTPNALFLVNPDADTESLLANACESLASATVMLGDFAALLEGTHRKTLLGIAQVVMLGELAVNKALDNVEPTA comes from the coding sequence ATGAAAAAGCCAACACCCAATCCCCCTGAAACAGATGCTTCTGTAGGCCCCGACCCAACATCCCCCTACGCCACCATCGATACCCACAAACTCCACGAAGCCGCCGAGCGCGCCCTCGACTACTACCTCAACCCCGCACCGCAAGTCATGGCCGCGCCATACACCCCTAACGCGCTGTTTCTGGTCAATCCCGACGCTGACACCGAATCCCTGCTGGCCAACGCCTGCGAATCCCTGGCCTCGGCCACGGTGATGCTCGGCGACTTCGCCGCGTTGCTGGAGGGCACGCATCGCAAGACGCTGCTGGGGATTGCGCAGGTCGTCATGCTCGGCGAACTGGCGGTGAACAAGGCACTGGATAACGTCGAACCCACCGCATAA
- a CDS encoding OprD family porin, with protein sequence MVNHKKMPMAALAMVVGSGPSMVFAEDKPEGFVEGSSLTVLNRSFYFNRDHRNGQSSPTGNSYSEAWAHAVISQFESGFTQGTVGVGVDAFAMIGLKLDTGDGRNGGRSSFDVLPVNSDGQARDEYTKVGGAAKVRAFDTVVRVGDVFPVNPMVAAGDSRLLPESFRGVTATNTSIEGLSIQGGRLHAMSQPVSSDMRENFVTFYAGPVNSPWIAYGGGDYALNKNLSVSLYSSRLKDAWNQYYAATAWTYPLSDDLSLFGGLNYYKAVDEGKQLLGQFDNNIWSGRVGVKLGAHSVALSHQRNNGNDDFDYLRQSDSIFLDNSIQYSDFNSPKERSWMVRYDLDMSTYGVPGLSFMTRYARGTDADYSNANAVYMRRDAEGNPLTDQKRWERDVEVKYVVQSGSMKDLSLRLRQATTRATAFESDLEEVRVIVEYPLAIL encoded by the coding sequence ATGGTTAACCATAAAAAAATGCCGATGGCCGCTTTAGCGATGGTGGTTGGCTCCGGGCCGTCCATGGTGTTTGCCGAAGACAAGCCCGAGGGCTTTGTCGAAGGCAGCAGCCTGACAGTGCTCAACCGCAGCTTCTACTTCAATCGTGATCACCGCAACGGCCAGTCCAGCCCTACCGGCAACAGCTATTCCGAAGCCTGGGCCCATGCGGTAATCAGCCAGTTCGAATCCGGTTTCACCCAAGGCACCGTCGGGGTGGGTGTCGATGCGTTTGCGATGATCGGGCTGAAACTTGATACCGGTGACGGACGCAACGGTGGCCGCAGTTCGTTTGATGTGTTGCCGGTCAACAGCGACGGTCAGGCGCGGGATGAATACACCAAGGTCGGTGGCGCCGCGAAAGTGCGGGCGTTCGATACGGTGGTCAGGGTCGGTGATGTGTTCCCGGTCAACCCGATGGTGGCGGCCGGTGACTCGCGCCTGCTGCCGGAAAGTTTTCGCGGGGTAACGGCGACCAACACCAGCATCGAAGGCCTGTCGATTCAGGGCGGACGCCTGCATGCGATGAGCCAACCGGTGTCCAGCGACATGCGCGAGAACTTCGTTACGTTCTACGCAGGGCCGGTCAATTCGCCGTGGATCGCTTACGGCGGTGGTGACTATGCGCTGAACAAGAACCTTAGTGTCAGCCTGTATTCCAGCCGCCTCAAGGATGCCTGGAATCAGTACTACGCCGCCACCGCCTGGACCTATCCGCTGTCCGATGACCTGTCGCTGTTCGGTGGTCTGAACTATTACAAGGCCGTCGACGAAGGCAAGCAACTGCTCGGCCAGTTCGACAACAACATCTGGAGCGGCCGCGTCGGTGTCAAACTCGGCGCCCACTCCGTCGCCCTCTCCCACCAGCGCAACAACGGTAACGACGACTTCGATTACCTGCGCCAGTCGGACTCGATCTTCCTCGACAACTCGATCCAGTACAGCGACTTCAACTCGCCGAAAGAACGTTCGTGGATGGTGCGTTATGACCTCGACATGAGCACCTATGGCGTACCCGGGCTGTCGTTCATGACCCGTTACGCGCGCGGCACTGACGCCGACTATTCCAACGCCAACGCCGTGTACATGCGCCGCGATGCCGAAGGCAATCCGCTGACCGACCAAAAACGTTGGGAGCGCGATGTCGAGGTCAAGTACGTGGTGCAAAGCGGTTCGATGAAGGACCTGTCGTTGCGTCTGCGCCAGGCCACCACCCGCGCCACGGCGTTCGAGTCGGATCTGGAAGAAGTGCGGGTGATTGTCGAATACCCGCTGGCGATTCTCTGA
- a CDS encoding helix-turn-helix domain-containing protein, with protein sequence MKRDIFSELMDGLEALADERQGKITLRTHKVQLPKLMPITAEEVVAIRQQLNLSRSVFAMYLRTNTRTLENWEQGRATPNAQATTLIRLVERFPQTIEQLAALT encoded by the coding sequence ATGAAACGTGACATTTTTTCCGAATTGATGGATGGACTGGAAGCACTGGCCGATGAACGCCAAGGCAAAATCACCTTGCGTACCCACAAGGTTCAGTTGCCAAAACTGATGCCGATCACTGCGGAGGAAGTCGTAGCCATCCGTCAGCAACTTAATCTTTCCCGGTCAGTTTTCGCGATGTATCTACGCACCAACACGCGAACGCTGGAAAACTGGGAGCAAGGACGAGCAACGCCCAATGCTCAGGCCACAACGCTGATCCGTCTGGTCGAGCGTTTCCCCCAAACGATCGAACAGCTCGCAGCCCTGACCTGA
- a CDS encoding CusA/CzcA family heavy metal efflux RND transporter has product MFERLIQFAIEQRIIVLLAVLLMAGLGIASYQKLPIDAVPDITNVQVQINTGAAGFSPLETEQRITFPIETAMAGLPALEQTRSLSRSGLSQVTVIFKDGTDLFFARQLVNERLQIAKEQLPEGAEAMMGPISTGLGEIFLWTVEAREGALKDDGSAYTPTDLRVIQDWIIKPQLRNVPGVAEINTIGGFAKEYQIAPDPKRLAAYKLTLTDLITALERNNANVGAGYIERSGEQLLIRAPGQVASTEDIANIVMANVDGTPIRVKNVATVEIGRELRSGAATENGREVVLGTVFMLIGENSRTVSQAVASKLEQINKSLPQGVIAVPVYDRTHLVDKAIATVKKNLVEGAILVIAILFLFLGNIRAALITAMVIPLSMLFTFTGMFSNKVSANLMSLGALDFGIIVDGAVVIVENTLRRLAHAQQHHGRLLTRAERFKEVFAAAKEARRPLIFGQLIIMVVYLPIFALSGVEGKMFHPMAFTVVIALLGAMLLSVTFVPAAIALFVTGKVKEEEGAVMRGARRVYAPALAWVMSHRTVAVGAALGVIVLSGVLTSRMGSEFVPSLSEGDFALQALRVPGTSLTQSVDMQQRLETLILAKVPEVERVFARTGTAQIASDPMPPNISDSYVMLKPKDQWPDPNKSRETLMAELQAAAATLPGSNYELSQPIQLRFNELISGVRSDVAVKVFGDDMDVLNATAAKIAAAMQKVNGASEVKVEQTTGLPVLTINIDRDKAARYGLNVGDVQDTIAVAVGGRQAGTLYEGDRRFDMVVRLSDAMRKDIDGLSALLIPVPALSGAANQIGFIALKDVASLDLVLGPNQVSRENGKRLVIVSANVRGRDIGSFVSEAGAVIERDVQVPAGYWTSWGGQFEQLQSAAKRLQIVVPVALLLVFGLLFMMFNNLKDGLLVFTGIPFALTGGVMALWLRDIPLSISAGVGFIALSGVAVLNGLVMIAFIRNLREEGRSLADAINEGALTRLRPVLMTALVASLGFIPMALATGTGAEVQRPLATVVIGGILSSTILTLLILPALYQLAHHRDEEPIPTKR; this is encoded by the coding sequence ATGTTCGAACGCCTGATCCAGTTTGCCATCGAGCAGCGCATCATCGTGCTGCTCGCCGTTCTGCTCATGGCCGGCCTCGGCATTGCCAGTTATCAAAAACTGCCAATCGACGCCGTGCCCGACATCACCAACGTCCAGGTGCAGATCAACACCGGCGCCGCCGGGTTCTCGCCGCTGGAAACCGAGCAGCGCATTACTTTTCCAATTGAAACCGCCATGGCCGGTTTGCCTGCACTGGAGCAGACCCGTTCGCTGTCGCGCTCCGGCCTGTCGCAGGTCACGGTGATCTTCAAGGACGGCACCGACCTGTTCTTCGCCCGGCAATTGGTCAACGAGCGTTTGCAGATCGCCAAGGAGCAATTGCCCGAAGGTGCGGAAGCGATGATGGGGCCGATTTCCACCGGCCTCGGCGAGATTTTCCTGTGGACTGTGGAAGCCAGAGAGGGCGCACTGAAGGATGACGGCAGCGCCTACACGCCGACCGATTTGCGGGTGATTCAGGATTGGATCATCAAGCCGCAGTTGCGCAACGTACCGGGTGTCGCCGAGATCAACACCATCGGTGGTTTTGCCAAGGAATACCAGATCGCCCCCGATCCGAAACGCCTGGCCGCGTACAAGCTCACGCTCACCGATCTGATCACTGCGCTGGAGCGCAACAACGCGAACGTCGGCGCCGGTTACATCGAACGCAGCGGTGAGCAGTTGCTGATCCGCGCACCGGGCCAGGTGGCGAGCACCGAGGACATTGCCAACATCGTCATGGCCAACGTCGACGGCACGCCGATCCGCGTGAAGAACGTCGCCACCGTCGAAATCGGCCGTGAGTTGCGCAGCGGTGCGGCCACCGAAAACGGGCGTGAAGTGGTGCTCGGCACGGTGTTCATGCTGATCGGCGAGAACAGCCGCACGGTGTCGCAAGCGGTCGCCAGCAAGCTTGAACAGATCAACAAATCCCTGCCGCAAGGCGTGATCGCCGTGCCGGTGTACGACCGCACGCACCTGGTCGACAAAGCCATCGCCACGGTGAAAAAGAATCTCGTCGAAGGCGCGATTCTGGTGATCGCGATTCTGTTCCTGTTCCTCGGCAACATCCGCGCCGCGCTGATTACTGCGATGGTGATTCCGCTGTCGATGCTGTTCACCTTCACCGGCATGTTCAGCAACAAGGTCAGTGCCAACCTGATGAGCCTGGGGGCGCTGGACTTTGGCATCATCGTCGATGGCGCTGTGGTGATCGTTGAAAACACTCTTCGTCGGTTGGCCCATGCGCAGCAGCATCACGGGCGATTGCTGACCCGTGCCGAGCGTTTCAAGGAAGTGTTTGCGGCGGCGAAAGAGGCACGGCGCCCGCTGATTTTCGGGCAGTTGATCATCATGGTGGTGTACCTGCCGATCTTCGCCCTGAGCGGCGTCGAAGGAAAAATGTTCCACCCGATGGCGTTCACTGTGGTCATCGCTTTGCTCGGTGCGATGTTGCTGTCCGTGACCTTCGTCCCGGCGGCGATTGCGCTGTTCGTCACCGGCAAGGTCAAGGAAGAAGAGGGCGCGGTGATGCGCGGTGCGCGTCGTGTGTATGCACCGGCGCTGGCCTGGGTCATGTCGCATCGCACGGTGGCTGTTGGCGCTGCGTTGGGCGTGATCGTGCTCAGCGGTGTGCTGACCAGTCGCATGGGCAGCGAGTTTGTGCCGAGCCTCAGCGAAGGCGATTTCGCCCTGCAAGCCTTGCGCGTGCCGGGCACCAGCCTGACGCAATCGGTGGACATGCAGCAACGGCTGGAAACCCTTATTCTCGCCAAAGTTCCGGAGGTTGAACGGGTGTTCGCCCGCACCGGTACTGCGCAAATCGCCTCTGACCCGATGCCGCCAAACATCTCCGACAGCTACGTGATGCTCAAACCGAAGGACCAGTGGCCGGACCCGAACAAATCCCGCGAGACCTTGATGGCCGAGCTGCAAGCTGCAGCCGCGACGCTGCCGGGCAGCAACTATGAGCTGTCGCAGCCGATCCAGTTGCGCTTCAACGAACTGATCTCAGGTGTGCGCAGCGATGTCGCGGTGAAGGTGTTCGGTGATGACATGGACGTACTTAACGCCACCGCGGCGAAAATCGCGGCGGCGATGCAGAAGGTCAACGGCGCCTCTGAAGTGAAGGTCGAGCAAACCACCGGGTTGCCGGTGCTGACCATCAACATCGATCGCGACAAGGCCGCGCGTTACGGCCTCAACGTCGGCGATGTGCAGGACACCATCGCTGTGGCAGTGGGCGGACGTCAGGCCGGGACGTTGTACGAGGGCGACCGGCGTTTCGACATGGTGGTGCGTTTGTCCGATGCCATGCGCAAGGACATCGACGGCTTGTCGGCGCTGTTGATTCCGGTACCGGCGCTGAGCGGGGCGGCGAATCAGATCGGTTTTATCGCGTTGAAGGATGTGGCCAGCCTCGATCTGGTGCTCGGGCCGAACCAGGTCAGTCGCGAAAACGGCAAGCGTCTGGTGATCGTCAGCGCCAACGTGCGTGGGCGCGATATCGGCTCGTTCGTCAGTGAAGCGGGCGCGGTGATTGAGCGTGACGTGCAGGTCCCGGCCGGTTACTGGACCAGTTGGGGAGGGCAGTTCGAGCAACTGCAATCGGCGGCCAAGCGTTTGCAGATTGTAGTGCCGGTGGCGTTGCTGCTGGTGTTCGGCTTGTTGTTCATGATGTTCAACAACCTCAAGGACGGATTGCTGGTGTTTACCGGGATTCCGTTCGCGCTGACCGGTGGGGTCATGGCGCTGTGGTTGCGGGATATTCCGTTGTCGATTTCGGCGGGCGTCGGGTTTATTGCGCTGTCGGGTGTCGCGGTGCTCAACGGTCTGGTGATGATTGCGTTCATCCGCAATTTGCGCGAGGAGGGGCGTTCGCTGGCGGACGCGATCAACGAAGGTGCGCTGACACGTCTGCGCCCGGTGCTGATGACGGCGCTGGTGGCGTCGCTGGGTTTCATACCGATGGCCTTGGCGACCGGCACGGGTGCCGAGGTGCAGCGACCATTGGCGACGGTGGTGATCGGCGGAATTCTGTCCTCCACGATCCTGACGCTGCTGATATTGCCGGCGCTCTACCAACTCGCCCATCACCGCGATGAAGAGCCAATCCCTACCAAACGGTGA
- a CDS encoding co-regulatory protein PtrA N-terminal domain-containing protein, which yields MKIVQMGAFVVALAVSSLALAEGGGDRAFDRMMTNNDRSMELFVAKEKAAGNPVVVNEKTVDNSKNL from the coding sequence ATGAAAATTGTACAGATGGGTGCTTTTGTCGTGGCCTTGGCAGTGTCTTCCCTGGCCTTGGCCGAAGGCGGTGGTGATCGTGCTTTCGACCGGATGATGACCAACAACGACCGCTCCATGGAGCTGTTCGTGGCCAAGGAAAAAGCCGCCGGCAATCCGGTGGTGGTGAATGAAAAAACTGTCGACAACAGCAAGAACCTGTAA
- the nuoL gene encoding NADH-quinone oxidoreductase subunit L, with translation MNLIFLTFVFPLIGFLLLSFSRGRWSENLSALIGVGSIGLSAIVAAYVIWQFNVAPPEGGHYTLVLWQWMAVEGFKPDFALYVDGLSVTMLGVVVGVGFLIHLFASWYMRGEAGYSRFFAYTNLFIASMLFLVLGDNLLFLYFGWEGVGLCSYLLIGFYYSNRNNGNAALKAFIVTRIGDVFMAIGLFILFQQVGTLNIQELLVLAPQKFQVGDFWITLATLMLLGGAVGKSAQLPLQTWLADAMAGPTPVSALIHAATMVTAGVYLIARTHGLFTLAPEILHLVGIVGGVTLVLAGFAALVQTDIKRILAYSTMSQIGYMFLALGVGAWDGAIFHLMTHAFFKALLFLASGAVIVACHHEQNIFKMGGLWKKLPLAYASFIVGGAALAALPLVTAGFYSKDEILWEAFASGNHGLLYAGLVGAFMTSLYTFRLIFITFHGEAKTEAHAGHGIAHWLPLSVLIVLSTFIGAMIVPPLHGVLPESVGHAGGEAKHSLELASGAIALAGILLAALLFLGKRRFVTAIANSGIGRFLSAWWFAAWGFDWIYDKLFVKPYLAISHMLRRDPLDQTIGLIPRMAKGGHTALSRTETGQLRWYAASMAAGAVLVIGAIVLVAV, from the coding sequence ATGAACCTGATCTTTCTGACTTTCGTATTCCCTCTGATCGGTTTCCTGCTGCTGTCGTTCTCCCGTGGACGCTGGTCGGAAAACCTCTCGGCGCTGATCGGCGTGGGTTCCATTGGCTTGTCGGCGATTGTCGCCGCCTACGTCATCTGGCAATTCAACGTCGCACCTCCCGAAGGCGGTCACTACACCCTGGTACTTTGGCAGTGGATGGCGGTGGAAGGCTTCAAGCCTGACTTCGCCCTCTACGTCGACGGCCTGTCGGTCACCATGCTCGGCGTGGTGGTTGGCGTAGGTTTCCTGATCCACCTGTTCGCGTCCTGGTACATGCGCGGCGAAGCGGGTTACTCGCGCTTCTTCGCGTACACCAACCTGTTTATCGCCAGCATGCTGTTCCTGGTGCTCGGCGATAACCTGTTGTTCCTGTACTTCGGCTGGGAAGGCGTGGGCCTGTGCTCGTACCTGTTGATCGGTTTCTACTACAGCAACCGCAACAACGGTAACGCCGCACTCAAGGCCTTCATCGTGACCCGGATCGGCGACGTGTTCATGGCCATCGGCCTGTTCATCCTGTTCCAGCAAGTGGGCACGCTGAACATCCAGGAACTGCTGGTGCTGGCACCGCAGAAATTCCAGGTCGGCGACTTCTGGATCACCCTGGCGACTCTGATGCTGCTGGGTGGTGCGGTTGGTAAATCGGCGCAACTGCCGCTGCAAACCTGGCTCGCGGACGCAATGGCCGGCCCGACCCCGGTGTCGGCACTGATCCACGCCGCAACGATGGTGACTGCCGGTGTCTACCTGATCGCCCGTACCCACGGTCTGTTCACCCTGGCGCCGGAAATCCTGCACCTGGTCGGCATCGTGGGTGGTGTGACCCTGGTACTGGCTGGTTTCGCCGCTCTGGTACAAACCGACATCAAACGTATCCTCGCCTACTCGACCATGAGCCAGATCGGCTACATGTTCCTGGCGCTGGGCGTTGGCGCATGGGATGGCGCGATTTTCCACCTGATGACCCACGCCTTCTTCAAGGCCCTGTTGTTCCTTGCTTCCGGTGCGGTGATCGTTGCCTGCCACCACGAGCAGAACATCTTCAAGATGGGCGGTCTGTGGAAAAAACTGCCACTGGCCTACGCCAGTTTCATCGTCGGTGGTGCTGCGCTGGCCGCTCTGCCACTGGTCACCGCAGGCTTCTACTCCAAGGACGAAATCCTTTGGGAAGCGTTCGCCAGCGGTAACCACGGTCTGCTCTACGCAGGTCTGGTCGGCGCGTTCATGACTTCGCTGTACACCTTCCGCCTGATCTTCATCACCTTCCACGGTGAAGCCAAGACCGAAGCTCACGCTGGTCACGGCATCGCTCACTGGCTGCCTCTGTCGGTGCTGATCGTGCTGTCGACCTTCATCGGCGCGATGATCGTTCCACCGCTGCACGGCGTACTGCCGGAAAGCGTTGGGCATGCCGGCGGCGAAGCCAAGCACAGTCTGGAACTCGCTTCGGGCGCCATCGCCCTGGCCGGTATCCTGCTGGCGGCCTTGCTGTTCCTCGGCAAGCGTCGCTTTGTAACGGCAATCGCCAACAGCGGCATCGGCCGTTTCCTTTCGGCCTGGTGGTTCGCTGCCTGGGGCTTCGACTGGATCTACGACAAACTGTTCGTCAAGCCGTACCTTGCGATCAGCCACATGCTGCGCAGAGACCCGCTCGACCAGACCATCGGTCTGATCCCGCGTATGGCCAAGGGTGGTCACACTGCCCTGAGCCGCACCGAGACCGGTCAACTGCGTTGGTACGCTGCTTCGATGGCTGCTGGTGCCGTGCTGGTTATTGGCGCCATCGTGCTGGTAGCGGTCTGA
- a CDS encoding DUF2790 domain-containing protein, which yields MKMLKLIAFAGVMAMSSLVMAEGGGDRTFERAFSANAKAMEQYAAEQGKAAPVVKNYEYGMKLDVVKIVSVVKPQPGCAVVPTAMTYEDSQGQLNTLKYSVAGVCRNSGG from the coding sequence ATGAAAATGCTCAAGTTGATCGCGTTCGCCGGTGTCATGGCGATGTCTTCTCTGGTCATGGCCGAAGGCGGCGGTGACCGCACCTTCGAGCGTGCCTTCAGCGCCAATGCCAAAGCCATGGAGCAATACGCCGCCGAACAGGGTAAAGCGGCGCCAGTGGTGAAGAACTACGAATACGGCATGAAGCTGGACGTGGTGAAAATCGTCAGCGTGGTGAAGCCGCAGCCAGGTTGCGCGGTGGTTCCGACCGCCATGACTTATGAAGATTCGCAAGGCCAGTTAAACACCCTCAAATACAGCGTGGCGGGCGTGTGCCGCAACAGCGGTGGCTGA
- the nuoN gene encoding NADH-quinone oxidoreductase subunit NuoN: protein MEFTIQHFIALAPLLITSLTIIVVMLAIAWRRNHSQTFLISVAGLNLALLSILPALKVAPLAVTPLLQIDTFACLYMALILVATLACVTLAHAYLGDGGSGYPGNREELYLLILMAAAGGLVLVSAQHLAGLFIGLELLSVPVYGLVAYAFFNKRSLEAGIKYMVLSAAGSAFLLFGMALLYADSGSLSFVGIGQALAATGLPSSLAQLGLGMMLIGLAFKLSLVPFHLWTPDVYEGAPAPVAAFLATASKVAVFAVMVRLFQISPAASSGVLSDVLTVIAIASILFGNLLALTQSNLKRLLGYSSIAHFGYLLIALVASKGLAVEAIGVYLVTYVITSLGAFGVITLMSSPYNGRDADALYEYRGLFWRRPYLTAVLTVMMLSLAGIPLTAGFIGKFYIIATGVESHQWWLVGSLVLGSAIGVFYYLRVMVTLYLIEPNLRRHDAQLHWEQKAGGVMLLAIALVAFFLGVYPQPLLTLVQQAGLAG, encoded by the coding sequence ATGGAATTCACGATTCAACACTTTATTGCGCTTGCGCCACTGTTGATCACCAGCCTCACCATTATCGTGGTGATGCTGGCAATCGCCTGGCGCCGCAACCACTCGCAGACCTTCCTGATCTCGGTCGCCGGTCTGAACCTGGCCTTGCTGTCGATCCTGCCGGCCCTGAAAGTCGCGCCTCTGGCCGTGACTCCATTGCTGCAAATCGACACCTTCGCCTGCCTGTACATGGCGCTGATCCTGGTCGCCACCCTCGCCTGCGTCACCCTCGCTCACGCCTATCTGGGCGATGGCGGTTCGGGTTACCCGGGCAACCGTGAAGAACTGTACCTGCTGATCCTGATGGCCGCCGCCGGTGGTCTGGTTCTGGTCAGCGCGCAGCACCTGGCCGGTTTGTTCATCGGTCTGGAACTGCTGTCGGTACCGGTTTACGGTCTGGTGGCTTACGCCTTCTTCAACAAGCGTTCGCTGGAAGCCGGCATCAAGTACATGGTGCTGTCGGCCGCCGGTTCCGCGTTTCTGTTGTTCGGTATGGCGCTGCTGTACGCCGACTCGGGTTCGCTGAGCTTTGTCGGTATCGGTCAGGCGCTGGCTGCAACTGGCCTGCCTAGCTCGCTGGCACAACTGGGCCTGGGCATGATGCTGATCGGTCTGGCGTTCAAGCTGTCGCTGGTACCGTTCCACCTGTGGACGCCGGACGTGTACGAAGGTGCTCCGGCACCGGTCGCCGCGTTCCTCGCCACGGCGTCGAAGGTTGCGGTGTTTGCGGTGATGGTGCGCCTGTTCCAGATCTCTCCTGCTGCCAGCAGCGGTGTACTGAGCGACGTGCTGACCGTGATCGCCATCGCCTCGATCCTGTTCGGTAACCTGCTGGCCCTGACCCAGAGCAACCTCAAGCGTCTGCTCGGTTACTCGTCCATCGCGCACTTCGGCTACCTGCTGATCGCCCTGGTGGCGAGCAAGGGTCTGGCGGTGGAAGCCATCGGCGTGTACCTGGTGACTTATGTGATCACCAGCCTCGGCGCGTTCGGCGTGATCACTCTGATGTCCTCGCCATACAACGGCCGTGACGCGGATGCCCTGTACGAGTATCGCGGCCTGTTCTGGCGCCGTCCGTACCTGACCGCCGTACTGACCGTAATGATGCTGTCCCTGGCCGGTATCCCGCTGACTGCTGGCTTCATCGGCAAGTTCTACATCATCGCCACCGGTGTTGAATCGCACCAATGGTGGCTGGTCGGTTCGCTGGTTCTGGGCAGCGCCATCGGCGTGTTCTACTACCTGCGCGTGATGGTCACCCTGTACCTGATCGAGCCAAACCTGCGTCGCCACGACGCCCAGTTGCACTGGGAACAGAAGGCAGGCGGCGTGATGCTGCTGGCCATCGCCCTGGTCGCATTCTTCCTGGGTGTGTACCCGCAGCCATTGCTGACCCTGGTTCAGCAGGCGGGTCTGGCGGGCTGA
- the nuoM gene encoding NADH-quinone oxidoreductase subunit M: MILPWLILIPFIGGLLCWMGERFGATLPRWIALLTMTLELALGLWLWAHGDYSFAPAPGADPTWALEFKHVWIQRFGINVHLALDGLSLLMILLTGLLGILSVLCSWKEIQRHVGFFHLNLMWILGGVVGVFLALDLFMFFFFWEMMLVPMYFLIALWGHSSSDGKKTRIYAATKFFIFTQASGLIMLVAILGLVLVNFNNTGVITFNYADLLKTKMSMTTEYILMLGFFIAFAVKLPVVPFHSWLPDAHAQAPTAGSVDLAGILLKTAAYGLLRFALPLFPNASAEFAPIAMTLGLVGIFYGAFLAFAQTDIKRLIAFSSVSHMGFVLIGIYSGSQLALQGAVIQMLAHGLSAAALFILSGQLYERLHTRDMREMGGLWSRIAYLPAISLFFAAASLGLPGTGNFVGEFLILIGTFASAPWITAIATSGLVFGSVYSLIMIHRAYFGPAKSDSILHGMDGRELIMVLGLAALLIYLGVYPQPFLDTSAATMHGVQQWLGTAFTQLASAR; the protein is encoded by the coding sequence ATGATTCTGCCTTGGCTAATCCTGATCCCCTTCATCGGCGGCCTGCTGTGCTGGATGGGTGAGCGCTTCGGCGCTACCCTCCCCCGCTGGATTGCGCTGTTGACCATGACCCTGGAACTCGCCCTCGGCCTCTGGCTGTGGGCCCACGGTGACTATTCATTTGCTCCGGCGCCTGGCGCCGATCCGACCTGGGCGCTTGAGTTCAAGCATGTCTGGATCCAGCGCTTCGGCATCAACGTGCACCTGGCCCTCGACGGCCTGTCGCTGTTGATGATCCTGCTGACCGGTCTGCTGGGTATCCTCTCGGTCCTCTGCTCGTGGAAAGAGATTCAACGTCACGTTGGCTTCTTCCACCTGAACCTGATGTGGATCCTGGGCGGCGTTGTCGGCGTGTTCCTCGCCCTCGACCTGTTCATGTTCTTCTTCTTCTGGGAAATGATGCTGGTGCCGATGTACTTCCTCATCGCGCTCTGGGGTCACAGTTCTTCGGACGGCAAGAAAACCCGGATCTACGCAGCAACCAAGTTCTTCATCTTCACTCAGGCTTCCGGCCTGATCATGCTGGTGGCGATCCTTGGTCTGGTGCTGGTCAACTTCAACAACACCGGCGTGATTACCTTCAACTACGCCGACCTGTTGAAAACCAAGATGTCGATGACCACCGAGTACATTCTGATGCTCGGCTTCTTCATCGCCTTCGCGGTCAAGCTGCCAGTTGTACCGTTCCACTCCTGGTTGCCTGATGCGCACGCCCAGGCACCGACTGCAGGTTCTGTCGACCTCGCCGGTATCTTGCTGAAAACCGCTGCTTACGGTCTGCTGCGCTTCGCTCTGCCGCTGTTCCCGAATGCTTCGGCCGAGTTCGCGCCGATCGCCATGACCCTCGGTCTGGTCGGGATCTTCTACGGTGCGTTCCTCGCTTTCGCACAAACCGACATCAAGCGTCTGATCGCCTTCTCTTCCGTTTCCCACATGGGCTTCGTGTTGATCGGCATCTACTCCGGCAGCCAACTGGCGCTGCAAGGTGCAGTGATCCAGATGCTGGCGCACGGTCTGTCGGCAGCGGCACTGTTTATCCTCAGCGGTCAGTTGTACGAGCGTCTGCACACCCGTGACATGCGTGAGATGGGCGGACTGTGGTCGCGCATCGCTTACCTGCCGGCGATCAGCCTGTTCTTTGCAGCCGCGTCCTTGGGTCTGCCGGGTACCGGTAACTTTGTCGGCGAGTTCCTGATCCTGATCGGTACCTTCGCCAGTGCTCCATGGATCACGGCGATTGCCACCTCCGGTCTGGTGTTCGGTTCGGTCTACTCGCTGATCATGATCCACCGTGCCTACTTCGGTCCGGCCAAATCGGACTCGATCCTGCACGGCATGGACGGTCGCGAACTGATCATGGTGCTGGGCCTTGCGGCGTTGCTGATTTACCTCGGCGTCTACCCGCAGCCGTTCCTCGACACTTCCGCCGCCACGATGCATGGCGTGCAGCAGTGGCTCGGCACCGCCTTCACTCAACTCGCTTCGGCCCGGTAA